A window of [Clostridium] innocuum genomic DNA:
ATTTCCGTATGCGGGACATTGGGATTGACAATGATCAAATCATCCGCCTTTACATCGAAAACATCATCATTTACAAGAAAGCTTCCCTTGCCGCTGGATACATAAAATAATTCCGTACAGTGATGGGCATGCGGCGTGCTGTGCCAGTCACCCTCATAACGACTTGTTGAAATATAGAGAAGGTGGAAGCTCATCTTATCCAGCTTGCGATTCTTCAACTGATATCTTTGTATACTCATCATATCACATCCTTATATCTGCTTTTATTATAATAGACACCGCTGTCGTTGACAAGAATTATATTTATTGGCAAAAAGTAAAAGTAGCCAATATCTCTAAAAAATGAAATACAATGCTTGTGTTTATCGAATAAATAAGAAATACCGGATTCGCTTTTTTAGATATCTTGCCTGTTTTTTTGCAGATCGACGTGTCCGGACGGTTTGACAAGCGCTTCATAAGCCCATAAAATGAAGATAAAGATGATCAGGAGGAGTTTGACATGAATACGAAAAAGGGGCGCGTAACTGTGCCGAGTGATGTTGATGTAATTGAGGAAACCTTAAACATCATAGAACGATGGGGGGCGGATGCGATCCGGGACTGTGACGGCACCAGCATGCCCGAGCAGCTGCGTGAGCTGGATGTGAAGCAGTATGCGACCTATTATACGACGAGAAAGGATAATGCATGGGCAAGTGCAAATCCGCAGGAGATACAGCAGATGTATCTGATGAGCGATATGGTGACGGCAAGTGCACAGACCCTGACCATACCGTTGATGAAGCATTATTATAAGGAACAGCTGAAGGTCAATACACTGGATGATATAAAGCGGTGGTGGGAGGTGATCGACCGTACGAGCGGTGATGTGGTTGCAGAGGACAAGTGGGAATATGACGCGGAAAAGGAAGCGGTTGTCGTGTTGGAATGTGTGCCGTTTCATGCGTATACAGTAAGCTTTCTGGCATTTGTGATCTGGGATCCGGTGCATATGTACAATGCCCTGACCAATGAATGGAAGCATGAGGAGCATCAGATGACCTATGATGTACGGCAGCCAAAGACCCAGGCATATGTTCTGGATAAGCTGCGCCGCTGGATTGCTGAGCATCCGGAGGTGGATGTTATTCGCTTTACGACATTCTTTCATCAGTTTACGCTCATGTTCGATGAGCGGGCGCGTGAGAAATTTGTAGACTGGTTCGGTTACAGTGCCAGTGTGTCCCCCTATATTCTTGAACAGTTCGAGCAGGAGGTCGGATACCGGTTTCGTCCGGAGTATATCATCAATCAGGGATATCATAATTCCACCTTCTGTGTTCCTACGAAGGAATATCGTGATTTCATGGACTTCCAGATGCGTGAGGTTGCGAAGCTGGTGAAGAAATTTGTGGATATTACACATGAAGCCGGTAAGGAAGCGATGATGTTTCTGGGAGACCACTGGATTGGGACAGAGCCGTTTGGTCCTTACTTTCAGGAGCTTGGACTGGATGCCGTGGTAGGCTCTGTCGGGGATGGACGTACCTTGCGTCTGATTTCCGATATCAGAGGAGTGAAGTATACCGAGGGACGGTTTCTGCCGTATTTCTTCCCCGATGTATTTTATGAGGGCGGTGACCCTGTTCAGGAGGCGAAGGTAAACTGGGTGAGCGCAAGGCGTGCAATCCTTCGCTCACCACTGGACCGTATCGGATATGGCGGGTATTTGAAGCTAGCATTGAAATTTCCGGATTTTGTTGATTATATTGAAGAGGTATGCAATGAATTTCGTGAGCTGTACGAGCATGTACACTCTGCACAGCCGATGTGCATGCCGTTTAAGGTAACGATTCTAAACAGCTGGGGAGCACTTCGGGGCTGGGGAGCGGAAATGGTCGCTCATGCGCTGTGGTATAAGCAGATTTATTCCTATTCCGGTGTTCTGGAGGCTCTGAGCGGTATGCCGTTTGATGTGCAGTTTATCAGCTTTGACGATATACTGGAAAATCCGAAGGTACTGGATGATGCCGGTGTGATTATCAATGCAGGGGATGCCTATACAGCCTTCAGCGGCGGAGATTACTGGAAGGACGCACGCATTGTGAGCGCCCTACGCAAATTTGTATACGAGGGGGGCGGCTTTATCGGCGTCGGAGAACCGAGCGCAGCACAAAAGGAAGGTCATTTCTTCCAGCTGTATGATGTGCTGGGCGTGGATAAGGAAATTGGCTTTTCCCTGTCACAGGATAAATATAACTGGGAGGAACAGCCGCATTTCCTGAAGGAGGAGCTACCTGAAGCTTTACAGCTTGGAGAAGAAATACGCAATATCTATGCATTGCCGGATACGACGGTTTTGATCAATGAACATCAGAATATCCGTTTTGCGGCCAATACGTATGGGAAAGGGAAAAGTGTCTATCTGAGCGGTCTGCCATTCAGCTTTGAAAATGCACGTCTGCTGTATCGCTGCCTGTTCTATGCGGCAGGAAAAGAAACCGAAATGAAAAAATGGTACAGCGAAAACTGCAATGTGGAGGTCAATGTTTATCCGAATACAAACAGCTACTGTGTGGTGAACAATACGTATGAGGTGCAGGATACGCGGATTTATACGGACCATGATGTCTTTGATATCCGTTTACAGGCAAATGAAATTCGCTGGTTTTCCATCAGCGGGGAAGAATAAGAATTGTGCGGCATGAATGCCGCATTTTTCCATGCGGTAAATGGACGTAGGAGTGTACAGCGTATGAGATAGAATTTTCATGGTTTCAGTCCTTTCAGGCAGTATTATGAACTCATATCGTGGTTTTCGATACTGTAAAACAGCATTAAGAAATCAGCATATCCAAGTCTTTCAGGTTTGAGATTGAAAACACAGGGATTGGACAATCAGTAAGTAATTGCTTCATGTTCTTTTATACTGTCCTGCAGGGGATTCACAAGAGAAATGTGGTAGCCGATTTCAAGATATAAACGGCCTGCACAATTCTTACATAGAACAAATGTTACACTGCTTTTCCATATTAAAAAATAATTTTTGCTTTTCTGCAACCATTTTCTTTCTTCAGAGGTATTAAGGGTGAACAGAGAAAAAGAGGCAGTTCAAATAGAACTGACGGAGTGTTTTGCGGTATTTGCCGGAATGGACTCATTCTCTGATGATATCGCATTGCGTATTCGGGTACGAAAACGATGGAGATAAACGAAGCTGCTGTATTCGAAAGAAAAGCAATGGGTTCAGGACAGTATGAGGGAGGGTTTCATATG
This region includes:
- the gnpA gene encoding 1,3-beta-galactosyl-N-acetylhexosamine phosphorylase, whose translation is MNTKKGRVTVPSDVDVIEETLNIIERWGADAIRDCDGTSMPEQLRELDVKQYATYYTTRKDNAWASANPQEIQQMYLMSDMVTASAQTLTIPLMKHYYKEQLKVNTLDDIKRWWEVIDRTSGDVVAEDKWEYDAEKEAVVVLECVPFHAYTVSFLAFVIWDPVHMYNALTNEWKHEEHQMTYDVRQPKTQAYVLDKLRRWIAEHPEVDVIRFTTFFHQFTLMFDERAREKFVDWFGYSASVSPYILEQFEQEVGYRFRPEYIINQGYHNSTFCVPTKEYRDFMDFQMREVAKLVKKFVDITHEAGKEAMMFLGDHWIGTEPFGPYFQELGLDAVVGSVGDGRTLRLISDIRGVKYTEGRFLPYFFPDVFYEGGDPVQEAKVNWVSARRAILRSPLDRIGYGGYLKLALKFPDFVDYIEEVCNEFRELYEHVHSAQPMCMPFKVTILNSWGALRGWGAEMVAHALWYKQIYSYSGVLEALSGMPFDVQFISFDDILENPKVLDDAGVIINAGDAYTAFSGGDYWKDARIVSALRKFVYEGGGFIGVGEPSAAQKEGHFFQLYDVLGVDKEIGFSLSQDKYNWEEQPHFLKEELPEALQLGEEIRNIYALPDTTVLINEHQNIRFAANTYGKGKSVYLSGLPFSFENARLLYRCLFYAAGKETEMKKWYSENCNVEVNVYPNTNSYCVVNNTYEVQDTRIYTDHDVFDIRLQANEIRWFSISGEE